A single genomic interval of Gossypium raimondii isolate GPD5lz chromosome 11, ASM2569854v1, whole genome shotgun sequence harbors:
- the LOC105804699 gene encoding trihelix transcription factor GTL2, translating into MFDGVPDQLHQFIGASSASARTTTTLLLPLSFTSSNGITSFDPLFTSSSNSHHQQVPPQLHHHHQQQQQPQFLQSLHQQKNNEESTTSLVGMNMEINGRDQRSIAEPIDNLHRHHHHHHPWSNDEVLALLTVRSSIENWFPEFTWEHVSRKLADLGFKRSADKCKEKFEEENRYFNSINCSKNYRIFSELEELYQAENPPPPPPHHHHHSQQQQVAVVADENNKNVEKSREDEDNMGQNLEADSRNIDELYQTSPANNTAISSDQDNKKVVENKANYDDNNAAAAATNKKRKRVKKLELFKGFCEDIVNKLMIQQEEMHNKLIEDMVKRDEEKVAREEAWKKQELDRINQELELRAKEQAIAGDRQATIIKFLSKFSQTGSSKKQCFGRVNEDVVKVPSECSNPPIASSSPLVAVAENPNPIVTDQNKVDQVSTTSPSSMILAHQNKQSMPISMTESQAPQNPNPETPDTSSLAPQNPNSVSAESNPLPPTSPLTVNKAPQNPTSNEKEDLGKRWPRDEVLALINLRCSLYNNGDHEKEGTAIKAPLWERISQGMLELGYKRSAKRCKEKWENINKYFRKTKDINKKRSLDSRTCPYFHQLSTLYSQGTLIAPSDGPENRSPLAENHPKLPETGKDSSQRGDKDSTVHVSGGNETNMVQVPGFEFEF; encoded by the exons atgtttgaTGGAGTGCCAGACCAGCTTCATCAATTCATAGGAGCGTCATCAGCATCAGCTCGAACCACCACAACCCTCCTTCTCCctctctctttcacttcttcaaaTGGTATCACTTCCTTTGACCCTTTGTTCACTTCTTCATCAAACTCCCATCATCAGCAAGTGCCCCCTCAGctgcatcatcatcatcagcagcagcagcagcctCAGTTTTTGCAGTCATTGCACCAGCAGAAGAATAATGAAGAGAGTACCACCAGTTTGGTAGGTATGAACATGGAGATTAATGGAAGAGATCAGAGATCCATTGCTGAACCGATTGATAATCTtcatcgtcatcatcatcatcatcatccttgGTCTAATGATGAAGTCCTTGCACTGTTGACGGTCAGATCTAGCATAGAAAATTGGTTCCCAGAATTCACTTGGGAACATGTCTCAAG GAAGTTGGCAGATCTTGGGTTCAAGAGGAGTGCAGacaaatgcaaagaaaaatttgaagaagaaaacagaTATTTCAACAGCATCAATTGCAGCAAAAACTACAGGATCTTTAGTGAACTTGAAGAACTTTATCAAGCTGAGAATCCTCCACCTCCTcctcctcatcatcatcatcatagcCAGCAACAGCAGGTGGCTGTTGTTGCAgatgaaaacaacaaaaatgtggAAAAGTCAAGGGAAGATGAGGACAATATGGGTCAGAATTTGGAAGCTGATTCAAGAAATATCGATGAATTATATCAAACTTCACCAGCAAACAACACTGCAATATCATCAGATCAGGATAACAAAAAAGTGGTTGAGAACAAAGCAAACTATGATGATAACAACGCTGCCGCTGCTGCCACCAACAAGAAGAGGAAAAGGGTGAAGAAACTTGAGTTGTTCAAAGGGTTTTGTGAAGATATTGTGAACAAGTTGATGATCCAACAGGAAGAGATGCATAATAAGCTGATTGAAGATATGGTGAAGAGAGATGAAGAAAAAGTTGCAAGAGAAGAAGCTTGGAAGAAGCAAGAGCTGGATAGGATTAACCAGGAGCTTGAACTTAGAGCCAAGGAACAAGCTATTGCTGGTGATAGACAGGCCACCATAATCAAATTCTTGAGCAAATTTTCACAAACTGGATCCTCTAAGAAGCAATGTTTTGGAAGGGTTAATGAAGATGTTGTCAAGGTACCAAGTGAATGTTCAAATCCTCCTATTGCTTCTTCATCTCCTTTAGTGGCAGTAGCAGAAAACCCTAATCCCATTGTCACTGACCAAAACAAAGTTGATCAAGTGTCTACCACTTCTCCATCTTCCATGATCCTCGCCCATCAAAACAAACAAAGCATGCCCATATCCATGACAGAAAGTCAAGCCCCTCAAAACCCTAATCCGGAAACACCTGATACTTCATCATTAGCTCCCCAAAACCCTAATTCTGTCAGTGCTGAAAGCAACCCATTACCGCCCACTTCACCATTGACGGTAAATAAAGCTCCCCAAAACCCTACGTCCAATGAGAAAGAAGACCTTGGAAAGAGATGGCCAAGAGATGAAGTGTTGGCATTGATAAACCTGAGGTGCAGTCTTTATAACAACGGTGACCATGAGAAGGAAGGAACAGCCATAAAAGCTCCTCTATGGGAAAGAATCTCACAAGGGATGTTAGAATTGGGTTACAAGAGAAGTGCAAAGAGGTGCAAAGAGAAATGGGAAAACATAAACAAGTACTTCAGAAAAACCAAAGATATCAACAAGAAGAGGTCCCTTGACTCAAGGACATGCCCTTACTTTCATCAATTAAGCACTTTGTACAGCCAAGGAACACTTATAGCACCTTCTGATGGGCCGGAAAATCGCTCGCCGTTGGCGGAAAACCACCCAAAATTGCCAGAAACCGGTAAGGATTCATCTCAAAGGGGAGACAAGGATTCGACTGTGCATGTTTCGGGAGGTAATGAGACAAACATGGTTCAAGTACCAggttttgaatttgaattctgA